DNA from Corynebacterium stationis:
AGGTCGGCGCTCGCTGGCAGTTACGGTGCTGACTACTGGATTGCGCTAGCTATGCTGTTGCTCTTTGTCATCCCCGCTTTAATTCTCGGCGTGGTATTGCGCAAACCTTTGGCTAACTACACCTCGGGATTAAATAAAGCTCTGGCGAAGACCAAGATGATGTAGTTAGGATGGGAACTGTCCGCACATCGTCTCTCCTCAAGGAGGAATAGCAATGGCACAACTAAGCAATCGAAAAGTAGCAGTTATCGCAACCCACGGTTTCGAGGATTCGGAACTTACTAGCCCAGTGGATGCAGTCAAAGAAGCCGGTGCAACAGTTACCATCATCTCTACTGAGGACCAGCCAATCACCGGCAAAAATGGCACAGAAGTACAGGTAGATCTGACATCGAACCAAGCCAAGGCAGAGGATTTCGACGCCTTGCTTCTTCCGGGCGGCACCGGCAACGCCGATCAGATTCGCATGGATGAGCACGCAGTGAAGTTCGTCGAAGACATTTTTACCTCTGGGAAACCAACTGGCGTTATTTGTCATGGCGGCTGGATTCTTGCTGATGCCGATGTGCTCAAGGGTCGTACCCTAACGTCTTTCCCCAGCCTCCAGACTGACCTGCGCAACGCGGGTGCTACCTGGGTGGATGAGGAAGTACACACCGATAACGGGCTAGTCTCCTCCCGCACTCCAGATGATCTTCCAGCATTCAATGCGAAGATCATCGAGGAATTCGCAGAAGGCGAGCACTAGAAGCCATAAGCGGCGTCTTTTTCATCCCGGATCTTTTGATAGGTCTGGGTCAACACCACGGTGTCTTCTACTAAACGATCTAATCGTTGGAGGACATCGTGGTTTACTATTTCACCACGCAGCAGATCGGCGCTTTCAACAAAGACATAAGGTTGCACGACTTGGCCCTTCATATAGGTGACAATCGGCTGTAGCTGCTGCGCTAAAACGAGGTAATGCTTGGACGAACCGGCCGTGGCAAACATCCCGACGACCTTGTCACGAAAAGCATTGGTAGGAAGGATGTCGAAGACATTCTTCAGCGCTGCTGGGATCGAGGCTTGGAAGATTGGCGTGCCGATGACTAGCGCATCAGCCTGCATAATCTTCTGCGCGATTTCTCCTGTATCACCGGTGTATTCGGTGTAGTTTCGGCCATCAGAGAAGACCATGTCGACCTCGGCCAAATCGATGATTTCGACATCGATATCAGAGTCGTACACCGCAAAAGCCTGCTTTAAATACTCCGCCACCGTTTTGGTTTTGGTTCCGACATTAGAGCCCGAAATTAGTACAACGCGCATTAATTATCTTTCTCCTCATCTTGAGCTTTGGCATCGGCAGCCGTGTATTTGCGAATTACTGGCAGAATTTCCTCGCCGATAATGTCAATCTGCTTCATTACTTCATCAAATGGCACGCCACCGAAGTCGATCTGTCCAATGTATCGCTGATGCCCGAAGACTTCGTGCTGGTGCAAGATATTTTCGATGACCTGCTGCGGACTACCCATATTGGCAATGCTCATCGGATCCACGTTTTGGGCATACATCTGCTTCGATAGACCCTGTCCGTTGGTGCGGATCATGCCCTCATTCATGTAGCGGTAGGTATTCTGCAGTGCCTTTTGCGAAGTCTCTGCCACGTGGAAGAAACCAGCCGTGGTGATAGGCAAGGTAGCGGGGTCGAATCCGGCATGTTCTGCCGCCTGGCGGTAGGCATCCACCGTGCGAGCAAAGATGGAGGTAGTTCCACCGAGGTGTGCCATGACCATTGGCACGCCTGCCAATCCAGCTTTAATCGCGCTGCCTGGTGCGCCGCCGACAGCGCGCCAAATACGCAAGCGATCCTCAATTGGGCGAGGGATAACTTCTGCTTCATTTAATGGTGCACGGAATTGCCCTGACCAGGTCACCGATTCTTCACGATTAATCTGCAGCAGTAGCTCGAGCTTTTCTTCATAGAGCTCTTCATAATCACGAAGGTCATATCCCAAAAGTTCAAAGAGCCCCACGCGTGATGCGCGTCCCGCAACCAACTCAATGCGTCCGTTTGAGATGAGGTCCAACGTGGAGAAATTCTCATAGACGCGCACAGGATCCGAAGTACTAATAATCGTCGAGGAGCTACCGATGCGCATAGTGGACGTCGCCTGCGCGATAGCGCCCAAGATGACAGCGTGCGCTTGGGAGGCGAAGAATTCCTGGTGCGATTCACCTAATCCGAAGTAGTCCAGCCCTGCCTGTTCGGCTGCTTGCGCGTAGCGGATAAATTCATGCACCCGCTCTTTGGTGCTAACCCGAGAACCATCATTCGGGTTGGGAAGGTGGTCACCTAGGGTATAAATACCAAATTCGAGACCTTGACCTTTATCAAAGCCAAAATCGTGCATGGGGTTGGGAGTATCCGCCACGTTGCATCCTTAGTGTTGTAATTTAAATAGCTTCTTAATCCTGGCAACTACCATTCTGGCCGAACTATTCCGGAAAACGTCGATTTACATGATACGTCACCAATAGCAAAAGGCCGCCTCCCACATCTTGGTATTAGATGAGGAAGCGACCTGTCACTTCGTTTACCCGGGAAGAAACTTACCTAGGTCGAGCTCTTTCGCGCTCACAGCGCGTTAGACGACGTCACTTGATTACGGCGGACCCAAAAGCCTTCAGCAAGACATCGGTTTCTTCTTCCGTTGTGGTGGAAATACGCACACCTTCTGGGAAGGCGCGGATGAGTACGCCAGCTTCGGCGAATTTGGCGGCGAGTTCTTGCGGAGGAAGTGGGAGGGCAGCAGCCGGGAGCCACACGAAATTCGCTTCGGAGGCGATTGCGCCCCAATCGGCGAAAGCTTTTGCGATGCGCTCACGGGCGATGACGGCTTCATCGATACGCTCTTTAAGCTCTTCTTTGGCATCTAATGCCGCAAGTGCACCTGCTTGTGCCAGGGAGTTCACAGAGAAAGGAATAGCTACCTTGTTGATCGCCTCAATGAGATTGCGCGGGCCGAAAGCATAACCCACACGAGCCCCGGCGAGGCCGTAAGCCTTAGAGAAGGTGCGCAGGCCCACGACGTTGTCGTATTTTGCGATGACCTCGGTGCCAATCGGCTGACTTTCAGCGCGGTTGTACTCAAAATAAGCCTCGTCGAGGCCGACCACAACATTCGCGGGAACCTTAGCCATGAAGGCCTCAAACTCGTCGTTGCTAATGGTGGTACCGGAAGGGTTATTCGGGTTGCAGATAAACACCAGGCTGGTCTTATCCGTAATGGCCGCTGCGAGACCATCCATATCTAGACCCTGCTCCGGGGTAAGCTCCACAGGCACGGGGGTTGCACCGACGACCTGCGCGAAGATTGGATAAGCCTCGAAGCTGCGCCACGGGAAAACCACCTCATTATCGGCAGTGGTGGTGGCGTGGACCAGCTGCTGGCACAACGCGGAGGAACCCGTGCCAACGGCGGTCTGTTCAAAATCCACACCTAAATGCTTGGCCAACGCGGTGCGCAATTCAACGGCACCCATATCTGGATAGCGATTCACGCCAATTGCTGCCTCGCTCATGGCCTTAGCTACCGAAGGCAGCGGGGCATAGGAGGACTCATTGGATGAGAGCTTGACGGCATCATCCATGCGTGCGCCTGGTACATAAGCGGGGAGGTTGTCCAGATCTTTTCGGATCATTATCTATAGCTACCTTTTCTTGTGCTTTATTAAACGCTGCAGGTTTATAGGGTGTGACCGCGAAACCTAGCTTTATCCTAGCCCGCGGGCAACCAGTCCCATGTTATGGATTACGGGGACCGCGTGGGCCGAAGTCAAAATCAGCGGTCATAGGACCAAAGGCCTTCAACCCAGCAGGTGCATCCATAGCGTCAAGGTGGACTTCGAGGAAAGCTCCGGCATCAGAAGCCTGAATCTTGCTCAATGCGTCTTCGAGTTCACCTTCGGTACGCGCCTGGTAGGACACCATGGTGGTATCCGGGACAAAGACTTGCGGAAGCTTGGCGTATTGCCAATCAGCAATGTCGTTGTACTTTTCTTCCATACCGAGGATATAACGCTCAATGGTGTAGCCCTTGTTGTTGACCAGCACGATAATCGGCTTGAGGTCTTCACGCAGGATGGTTGAGAGTTCCTGGGCAGTGAGCTGGAAAGAGCCATCGCCGATAAAGAGCACGTGTCGGCGGTCGCGGTTTGCCAGCATGCTGCCCAATAGTGCGGGCAGGGTAAAGCCAATAGCGCCCCAGATAGGGGAGTTGATATAA
Protein-coding regions in this window:
- a CDS encoding type 1 glutamine amidotransferase domain-containing protein; protein product: MAQLSNRKVAVIATHGFEDSELTSPVDAVKEAGATVTIISTEDQPITGKNGTEVQVDLTSNQAKAEDFDALLLPGGTGNADQIRMDEHAVKFVEDIFTSGKPTGVICHGGWILADADVLKGRTLTSFPSLQTDLRNAGATWVDEEVHTDNGLVSSRTPDDLPAFNAKIIEEFAEGEH
- the hisC gene encoding histidinol-phosphate transaminase, with the translated sequence MIRKDLDNLPAYVPGARMDDAVKLSSNESSYAPLPSVAKAMSEAAIGVNRYPDMGAVELRTALAKHLGVDFEQTAVGTGSSALCQQLVHATTTADNEVVFPWRSFEAYPIFAQVVGATPVPVELTPEQGLDMDGLAAAITDKTSLVFICNPNNPSGTTISNDEFEAFMAKVPANVVVGLDEAYFEYNRAESQPIGTEVIAKYDNVVGLRTFSKAYGLAGARVGYAFGPRNLIEAINKVAIPFSVNSLAQAGALAALDAKEELKERIDEAVIARERIAKAFADWGAIASEANFVWLPAAALPLPPQELAAKFAEAGVLIRAFPEGVRISTTTEEETDVLLKAFGSAVIK
- a CDS encoding LLM class flavin-dependent oxidoreductase gives rise to the protein MADTPNPMHDFGFDKGQGLEFGIYTLGDHLPNPNDGSRVSTKERVHEFIRYAQAAEQAGLDYFGLGESHQEFFASQAHAVILGAIAQATSTMRIGSSSTIISTSDPVRVYENFSTLDLISNGRIELVAGRASRVGLFELLGYDLRDYEELYEEKLELLLQINREESVTWSGQFRAPLNEAEVIPRPIEDRLRIWRAVGGAPGSAIKAGLAGVPMVMAHLGGTTSIFARTVDAYRQAAEHAGFDPATLPITTAGFFHVAETSQKALQNTYRYMNEGMIRTNGQGLSKQMYAQNVDPMSIANMGSPQQVIENILHQHEVFGHQRYIGQIDFGGVPFDEVMKQIDIIGEEILPVIRKYTAADAKAQDEEKDN
- a CDS encoding NADPH-dependent FMN reductase; its protein translation is MRVVLISGSNVGTKTKTVAEYLKQAFAVYDSDIDVEIIDLAEVDMVFSDGRNYTEYTGDTGEIAQKIMQADALVIGTPIFQASIPAALKNVFDILPTNAFRDKVVGMFATAGSSKHYLVLAQQLQPIVTYMKGQVVQPYVFVESADLLRGEIVNHDVLQRLDRLVEDTVVLTQTYQKIRDEKDAAYGF